The Hyphomicrobiales bacterium genome contains a region encoding:
- a CDS encoding redoxin family protein, which yields MAIKVGDRLPAGKFRTVGAEGPVDVTVADYFGGAKVALFGVPGAFTPTCHANHLPGFLALFDALKAKGVDKVACLAVNDVHVLKAWAAATGAAGKIDFLADGNADYVKLLGLESDRSPAGMGLRATRFSMLVEDGVVKVLNVEGTPGKVGDTGAERLLEQI from the coding sequence ATGGCCATCAAAGTAGGCGACCGCCTGCCTGCGGGAAAGTTCAGGACCGTGGGCGCGGAGGGGCCGGTCGACGTCACCGTCGCCGATTATTTCGGCGGCGCCAAGGTAGCGCTGTTCGGGGTTCCGGGCGCCTTCACCCCGACCTGCCATGCCAACCATCTGCCGGGCTTCCTCGCCCTCTTCGACGCGCTGAAGGCCAAGGGCGTCGACAAGGTCGCCTGCCTTGCGGTCAACGATGTCCATGTTCTGAAGGCGTGGGCGGCGGCGACGGGGGCGGCCGGCAAGATCGATTTCCTCGCCGACGGCAACGCCGACTATGTCAAGCTGCTGGGCCTCGAAAGCGATCGTTCTCCTGCCGGCATGGGCCTGCGCGCGACGCGCTTTTCCATGCTGGTCGAGGATGGGGTCGTCAAGGTCCTCAATGTCGAGGGAACGCCCGGCAAGGTCGGCGACACCGGCGCCGAGCGCCTGCTCGAGCAGATCTGA
- a CDS encoding tartrate-resistant acid phosphatase type 5 family protein → MDDPTKLEFALSRRQLLRLGAASAVALATPLRALAADPTEELPFFVLGDWGKANEGQAKVAAAMAEAAKRMPPRFIISVGDNFYPRGVTSTTDERWLSAFQNVYGSPALDCPWYAVLGNHDHLGNPSAEIEYGKLDSRWRMPSRFYSHSEPLADGKTAEFFFLDTTPLAKLNGVQAPSMTDPDQLYWLDRALATSPARWRIVVGHHPVFSGGMHGNTPGLVARLKPLLDRHKVQVYLNGHDHDLQHIVFGGVHYLTSGAGASARRSGNIAGTLFAAAKLGFLSIRLTPAKMSLSILDTGGNALHAAEIPV, encoded by the coding sequence GTGGACGATCCCACGAAGCTGGAATTCGCGCTGTCACGCCGGCAACTGCTCCGCCTCGGCGCGGCGTCCGCCGTGGCGCTCGCCACGCCGCTTCGCGCGCTTGCGGCCGATCCAACCGAAGAGCTTCCATTCTTCGTTCTTGGCGATTGGGGCAAAGCCAACGAGGGGCAGGCCAAAGTCGCCGCCGCCATGGCAGAGGCGGCGAAAAGAATGCCGCCGCGCTTTATCATCTCCGTGGGCGACAATTTCTACCCTCGCGGCGTCACGAGTACGACCGATGAGCGCTGGCTGTCGGCGTTCCAGAATGTGTACGGCAGCCCGGCTCTCGACTGCCCTTGGTATGCGGTGCTGGGCAATCACGACCATCTCGGAAATCCGAGTGCCGAAATCGAATACGGGAAACTGGATTCGCGCTGGCGCATGCCGAGCCGGTTCTACAGTCACAGCGAGCCGCTCGCCGACGGCAAGACGGCGGAGTTCTTTTTTCTCGACACTACGCCCCTTGCCAAGCTGAACGGCGTTCAGGCGCCGTCGATGACTGATCCGGATCAGCTCTACTGGCTCGATCGTGCGCTTGCGACAAGCCCGGCGCGATGGCGGATCGTTGTCGGACATCACCCCGTCTTCTCCGGCGGTATGCACGGCAATACGCCGGGCTTGGTCGCGCGCCTGAAGCCCCTTCTCGACCGCCACAAGGTCCAGGTCTATCTCAACGGCCACGATCACGACCTGCAGCACATCGTCTTTGGCGGCGTTCACTATCTGACGTCCGGCGCCGGCGCGAGCGCACGGCGGTCAGGCAATATCGCGGGCACGCTGTTTGCGGCCGCGAAGCTCGGTTTCCTGAGTATCCGCTTGACGCCCGCGAAGATGTCGCTGAGTATCCTCGATACCGGCGGTAACGCATTGCACGCTGCGGAAATCCCCGTTTGA
- a CDS encoding antibiotic biosynthesis monooxygenase, which translates to MTAYNVVRNRVKPGREKDFEQAIRNIERDHSGMRKLAVIKTGDRSYCIIGEWDSMDAIVAARPKMIKSLDAFRDMLEDLGGGLGVTDPVSGEAVVEIVGGK; encoded by the coding sequence ATGACTGCATACAACGTCGTTCGCAATCGCGTTAAGCCTGGACGCGAAAAGGACTTTGAACAGGCCATTCGGAATATAGAGCGAGATCATTCTGGCATGAGAAAATTGGCCGTAATCAAGACCGGCGACCGGTCCTATTGCATAATTGGCGAATGGGACAGCATGGACGCAATCGTTGCGGCGCGTCCGAAAATGATCAAATCGCTGGATGCCTTCCGAGACATGCTTGAAGACCTCGGCGGAGGACTCGGTGTGACGGATCCTGTGTCAGGTGAGGCGGTCGTGGAAATCGTTGGGGGGAAGTAA
- the rnhA gene encoding ribonuclease HI: MPSAGTKPQRVAIYTDGACSGNPGPGGWGALMIYNHNSKEISGGEALTTNNRMELTAAIMALEALKWPCAADLYTDSAYLRHGITGWIKRWRRNGWRTAQKKPVLNAELWQRLDAARERHEVKWHWVKAHAGHKENERADELARAGMAPYLKRRGGS; the protein is encoded by the coding sequence ATGCCTAGCGCCGGGACCAAGCCGCAGCGGGTGGCGATCTATACCGACGGCGCCTGCTCCGGCAATCCGGGGCCCGGCGGCTGGGGCGCGCTGATGATCTACAACCACAACAGCAAGGAGATTTCCGGGGGCGAGGCCCTGACCACCAACAACCGCATGGAGCTGACCGCGGCGATCATGGCCCTGGAGGCCTTGAAGTGGCCCTGCGCGGCCGACCTTTATACCGATTCCGCCTATCTGCGCCACGGCATCACCGGCTGGATCAAGCGCTGGCGCAGAAACGGCTGGCGAACGGCGCAGAAAAAGCCGGTGCTCAACGCCGAACTCTGGCAGCGGCTCGACGCCGCGCGCGAGCGCCACGAGGTCAAGTGGCACTGGGTCAAGGCGCATGCCGGGCACAAGGAGAACGAGCGCGCCGACGAGCTCGCCCGCGCCGGCATGGCGCCTTATCTCAAGCGGCGCGGCGGGAGCTGA
- a CDS encoding homoserine kinase, which yields MAVYTEIPDGELSAFIAEYDIGALKSAKGIAEGVENSNYLLHAGAGTYILTLYEKRVQPEDLPFFLGLMQHLSKKGVNCPLPVADRKGRTLKSLAGRPAALVTFLEGMWIRRPTPDHCGALGRAMAEMHLAARGFDMRRENALSVGGWRPLFEKARADADSVATGLADEIDGEFAHLERNWPKALVEGIIHADLFPDNVFFLGNKVSGIIDFYFACNDTLAYDIAICINAWCFEADNSFNITKARALLSGYSAVRRLEPDEFDALPLLARGAALRFLLTRLYDWLNTAEGALVKPKDPREYLRRLRFHRSVASAREYGLDHA from the coding sequence ATGGCGGTCTATACGGAAATCCCCGACGGCGAGCTTTCAGCCTTCATCGCCGAATATGATATCGGCGCCCTGAAGTCGGCCAAGGGCATCGCCGAAGGGGTCGAGAACTCGAACTATCTCCTGCATGCCGGCGCCGGAACGTACATTCTGACGCTCTACGAAAAGCGCGTTCAGCCCGAGGACCTGCCCTTCTTTCTCGGCCTGATGCAGCATCTCTCGAAAAAGGGAGTGAACTGCCCGCTGCCGGTCGCTGACCGCAAGGGCCGGACCCTCAAAAGCCTTGCAGGCAGGCCGGCGGCCCTCGTCACCTTTCTCGAGGGCATGTGGATTCGCCGCCCGACGCCCGACCATTGCGGCGCGCTGGGACGGGCAATGGCCGAGATGCATCTTGCCGCCCGCGGTTTCGACATGCGGCGGGAGAATGCCCTTTCGGTCGGCGGCTGGAGGCCGCTGTTTGAGAAGGCGCGGGCCGATGCCGACAGCGTCGCCACGGGTCTTGCGGACGAAATCGACGGCGAATTCGCGCATCTTGAGCGCAACTGGCCGAAGGCGCTCGTCGAAGGCATCATCCACGCCGACCTGTTCCCGGACAATGTGTTCTTCCTCGGCAACAAGGTCTCCGGCATCATCGACTTCTATTTCGCCTGCAACGACACTCTCGCCTACGACATCGCCATCTGCATCAACGCTTGGTGCTTTGAGGCCGACAATTCGTTCAACATCACCAAGGCGCGGGCATTGTTGAGCGGCTACAGCGCGGTGCGGCGGCTGGAGCCCGATGAATTCGATGCCTTGCCGTTGCTCGCGCGCGGCGCTGCGCTGCGCTTTCTATTGACGCGGCTTTATGACTGGCTGAACACCGCGGAGGGCGCGCTGGTCAAGCCCAAGGACCCGCGCGAATATCTGCGCCGGCTGCGTTTCCACAGGTCGGTGGCCAGCGCCCGGGAATACGGCCTTGACCATGCCTAG
- the ispH gene encoding 4-hydroxy-3-methylbut-2-enyl diphosphate reductase gives MTETTAKKPPLKLFLCAPRGFCAGVDRAIEIVELALEKYGAPVYVRHEIVHNRYVVESLARKGAVFVDELDEIPDTDAPVIFSAHGVARAVTEAAKARNLFAIDATCPLVTKVHVEGRHHHDRGNEIVLVGHADHPEVVGTMGQLPRGAATLVETVADARAFEPKDPARLAYLTQTTLSVDDTAEIVAVPTERFPALLTAPQDDICYATPNRQEAVTRIAPRCDAMIVVGAPNSSNSQRLKEVAARAGCRKAMLIQRAQDIDWAEMQGIGSVGITAGASAPEILVTELVEAFRQRFDVEVETAKAVEERVRFNLPRELRPVPAA, from the coding sequence ATGACCGAAACGACGGCGAAAAAGCCCCCGCTGAAGCTTTTTCTTTGCGCCCCGCGCGGTTTTTGCGCTGGCGTGGACCGGGCCATCGAGATCGTCGAGCTGGCGCTGGAGAAATACGGCGCGCCGGTCTATGTGCGCCACGAGATCGTCCACAACCGCTATGTGGTCGAGAGCCTCGCGCGCAAGGGCGCCGTCTTCGTCGACGAGCTCGACGAGATACCCGATACGGATGCGCCGGTGATCTTTTCCGCCCACGGGGTAGCGCGGGCGGTGACGGAAGCCGCCAAGGCGCGCAACCTGTTCGCCATCGACGCCACCTGCCCGCTGGTCACCAAGGTGCATGTTGAGGGTCGCCATCATCACGACCGCGGCAACGAGATCGTGCTCGTCGGCCATGCCGACCATCCCGAGGTCGTCGGCACCATGGGCCAGCTTCCACGCGGCGCGGCAACCCTTGTCGAGACGGTGGCCGACGCCCGCGCCTTCGAGCCCAAGGACCCCGCACGGCTTGCCTATCTCACGCAGACGACGCTGTCGGTCGACGACACAGCCGAGATCGTGGCGGTGCCGACAGAGCGCTTTCCGGCGCTCCTGACGGCGCCGCAGGACGATATCTGCTACGCCACCCCCAACCGCCAGGAGGCGGTCACGCGCATCGCGCCGCGGTGCGATGCGATGATCGTCGTCGGCGCGCCGAACAGCTCCAATTCGCAGCGACTGAAGGAGGTCGCGGCGCGTGCCGGCTGCCGCAAGGCGATGCTGATCCAACGCGCCCAGGACATCGACTGGGCCGAAATGCAGGGCATCGGCAGCGTCGGCATCACCGCCGGGGCTTCCGCACCGGAGATCCTCGTCACCGAGCTCGTCGAGGCCTTCAGGCAGCGTTTCGACGTCGAGGTCGAGACCGCCAAGGCGGTCGAGGAGCGGGTGCGCTTCAACCTGCCGCGCGAATTGAGACCGGTCCCCGCGGCGTAG
- a CDS encoding pyridoxal-phosphate dependent enzyme — protein sequence MGRRYANILETVGRTPVVRIERLGPPGVELYAKLEAFNPMGSVKDRLALGIIEAAERDGTLKPGQTVVEATSGNTGIGLAMVCARKGYPLVVTMAENFSVERRKLMRFLGAKVVLTPAAEKGTGMLAKAAELAETHGWFLCRQFENEANPDFHSKTTAPEILEDFKDKGLDYWVTGAGTAGTLKGVARVLRKESSKTKIIVCEPDNSPLFGSGIRQKRAADGQPAESHPFFRPHLMQGWTPDFIPKLGEDAVDAGLIDEVLPIKGADALRLSRELARKEGIFTGITGGATLAGALEICARAPQGSTVLCMLPDTGERYLSTPLFEDIPADMTEEEIDIAQSTPRYRFDITSVPAAQPDAEPAPLDPRAQAFVSEVLGDSDQPVVLFALEWCEFCWSVRKLFGAFDIPYRSVDLDSAEYQKDNWGGQIRSVLKARLNTPTIPQIFIGGEHLGGCSETFDAFNDGRLQKLLEENGVTIQQSKEVDAYSFLPGWLHPR from the coding sequence GGTCAGGATCGAGCGGCTCGGCCCGCCCGGCGTCGAGCTTTACGCCAAACTTGAAGCCTTCAACCCGATGGGCTCGGTCAAGGACCGGCTGGCTCTCGGCATCATCGAGGCGGCCGAGCGCGACGGTACCCTCAAGCCCGGCCAGACGGTGGTCGAGGCGACCAGCGGCAACACCGGCATCGGCCTTGCCATGGTCTGCGCGCGCAAGGGCTACCCGCTCGTTGTCACCATGGCCGAGAATTTCAGCGTCGAGCGGCGCAAGCTGATGCGCTTCCTCGGCGCCAAGGTGGTGCTGACGCCGGCCGCGGAGAAGGGCACCGGCATGCTGGCCAAGGCGGCGGAGCTTGCCGAGACCCATGGCTGGTTCCTGTGCCGCCAGTTCGAGAACGAGGCGAACCCGGATTTTCATTCCAAGACCACGGCACCGGAGATCCTCGAGGATTTCAAGGATAAAGGGCTCGACTATTGGGTCACCGGCGCCGGCACGGCGGGAACGCTCAAGGGCGTTGCCAGGGTGTTGCGGAAGGAAAGCTCGAAGACGAAGATCATCGTCTGCGAGCCCGACAATTCTCCGCTGTTCGGCAGCGGCATCCGCCAGAAGCGGGCGGCCGACGGGCAGCCTGCCGAAAGTCACCCCTTTTTCCGCCCGCACCTGATGCAGGGCTGGACGCCTGATTTCATACCGAAGCTGGGCGAAGACGCGGTCGACGCCGGCCTGATCGACGAGGTCCTGCCGATCAAGGGGGCCGACGCGCTCAGGCTGTCGCGGGAGCTGGCGCGGAAGGAGGGCATCTTTACCGGCATTACCGGCGGCGCGACATTGGCGGGCGCGCTTGAGATCTGCGCCCGGGCGCCGCAAGGCTCGACCGTGCTGTGCATGCTGCCGGACACCGGCGAGCGCTATCTGTCGACGCCGCTGTTCGAGGACATCCCGGCGGACATGACCGAGGAGGAGATCGATATCGCGCAGTCCACCCCGCGCTACCGGTTCGACATTACCTCGGTGCCGGCGGCGCAACCGGACGCCGAACCGGCCCCGCTCGACCCCAGGGCCCAGGCCTTCGTCTCCGAGGTGCTCGGCGACTCAGACCAGCCGGTCGTCCTGTTCGCGCTCGAATGGTGCGAATTCTGCTGGTCGGTGCGCAAGCTCTTTGGCGCCTTCGACATCCCCTACCGGTCCGTCGATCTCGATTCGGCGGAGTATCAGAAGGACAATTGGGGCGGGCAGATCCGCAGCGTGCTCAAGGCCCGGCTCAACACCCCCACCATTCCGCAGATCTTCATCGGCGGCGAGCACCTCGGCGGCTGTTCGGAGACATTCGATGCCTTCAATGACGGCCGGCTGCAGAAGCTTCTTGAGGAAAACGGCGTCACCATTCAGCAGAGCAAAGAGGTCGACGCCTATTCGTTCCTTCCCGGATGGCTGCATCCGCGATAG